The proteins below are encoded in one region of Synechococcus sp. MW101C3:
- a CDS encoding dihydrofolate reductase family protein: MRLSHSAATLPLPQLRLVLAISLDGRLAPAGGGAAQLGGSGDRAVLEESLAWADGCLIGARTLRVHGSTCLIREPGLLARRAAQGRSPQPLAVVVSRSGQLEPALPFFSQPLSRWLLQAAGPAQPLPPLPAGFERRLQLDHWPACLAELRALGLERLVLLGGAELAGALLAAQLVDELHLTLCPLLLGGTHSWLPASALAAASAWELLEHRDLGGGELLLRYRRTDPLAPRQGEP; this comes from the coding sequence CTGCGCCTGAGCCACTCCGCCGCCACCCTCCCGCTGCCCCAGCTGCGGTTGGTGCTGGCGATCAGCCTTGATGGCCGCCTGGCTCCCGCCGGGGGCGGTGCTGCCCAGCTCGGCGGTTCCGGCGATCGCGCCGTGCTGGAAGAGTCCCTCGCCTGGGCTGATGGCTGCCTGATCGGAGCCCGCACCTTGCGTGTGCACGGCAGCACCTGTCTGATCCGCGAGCCCGGCTTGCTGGCCCGGCGCGCCGCCCAGGGCCGTTCACCGCAGCCGCTGGCCGTGGTGGTGAGCCGCAGCGGCCAGCTCGAGCCCGCGTTGCCGTTTTTCAGCCAGCCGCTGAGCCGTTGGCTGCTGCAGGCCGCCGGCCCAGCTCAGCCGCTGCCGCCGTTACCTGCCGGCTTTGAGCGCCGGCTGCAGCTGGATCACTGGCCCGCCTGTCTGGCGGAGCTGCGCGCCCTGGGGCTGGAGCGTCTGGTGCTGCTCGGGGGTGCCGAACTGGCGGGAGCCTTGCTGGCTGCCCAGCTGGTGGACGAGCTGCACCTTACCCTGTGCCCGCTCCTGCTGGGCGGGACCCACAGCTGGCTGCCGGCGTCGGCGCTCGCCGCGGCTTCGGCCTGGGAGCTGCTGGAGCACCGCGACCTCGGTGGCGGGGAACTGCTGCTGCGCTACCGGCGCACAGATCCCCTGGCCCCCCGTCAGGGGGAACCCTGA
- a CDS encoding chlororespiratory reduction protein 7, translated as MSDPLLRELDHYVVLEPSAAETCLTAAETLRWLETTLAAMATPPAELAHLPSDAARAQRLLDTACELEVEPGVAVQWFAVRLEAPSRPD; from the coding sequence ATGTCCGATCCCCTGCTGCGCGAACTCGATCATTACGTGGTGCTGGAGCCGTCCGCTGCGGAAACCTGTCTCACGGCCGCTGAAACGCTGCGTTGGCTGGAGACCACCCTGGCTGCCATGGCCACACCACCGGCCGAGCTCGCCCACCTGCCCAGTGATGCGGCCCGCGCCCAGCGCCTGCTCGACACCGCCTGCGAGCTGGAGGTGGAGCCGGGCGTGGCTGTGCAATGGTTCGCGGTGCGGCTGGAGGCACCCAGCCGCCCGGACTGA
- the rbfA gene encoding 30S ribosome-binding factor RbfA, whose translation MAQTRRVERVAALIRREISELLVNGIKDERVSLGMVSVTNVDVAGDLQHCKIFVSIYGSDADREQAMEGLRSASAYVKGELGRRLKMRRTPEVVFHLDRGLERGTAVLGLLNELGRERERRGDVPPGSDQEPMSGDAVSDGSDADDRGD comes from the coding sequence ATGGCACAGACCCGACGGGTCGAGCGGGTCGCAGCTCTGATCCGGCGTGAGATCAGCGAGCTGCTCGTGAACGGCATCAAGGACGAGCGGGTGTCGCTGGGCATGGTGAGCGTCACCAATGTGGACGTGGCCGGCGATCTTCAGCACTGCAAGATCTTCGTGAGCATCTACGGCAGCGACGCCGATCGCGAACAAGCCATGGAGGGCCTGCGCTCCGCCAGCGCCTACGTGAAAGGCGAGCTGGGCCGTCGCCTGAAGATGCGCCGAACGCCTGAGGTGGTGTTCCATCTCGACCGTGGCCTGGAGCGGGGCACCGCGGTGCTCGGTCTGCTCAATGAACTGGGACGCGAACGGGAGCGGCGGGGCGACGTGCCCCCAGGCAGCGATCAGGAACCGATGAGCGGCGATGCGGTGTCCGACGGCAGCGACGCCGACGACCGGGGTGACTGA
- a CDS encoding DUF6816 family protein yields the protein MAAALMGPILAVLLAIWPPGAALGLDAGTGLNPAGGGVLAERLAMWPDWNLPAPLPRPGRRDLVYPDVFEGTWEVRSEEVAPGSTAPLTYRVRFARNRRGELVGDRAFNAAQVGKALLGPQLLTVANDPANPNRQLATLRGDLSLESTVVGRRTEAAAGDRFIADELALQVVHSPGGTRISRVETLTRYELAAFPSGPGPSGTASSAGFDQPGRLRALQWQATYPSPEDGLAAVPLSTHRFSLDLQRIPTTPLPASEGQVS from the coding sequence ATGGCAGCCGCACTGATGGGCCCCATCCTGGCGGTGCTGCTGGCGATCTGGCCCCCGGGTGCTGCCTTGGGGCTGGACGCGGGGACGGGTTTGAACCCTGCCGGGGGTGGAGTGCTGGCGGAACGGCTGGCCATGTGGCCCGACTGGAACCTGCCGGCGCCGTTGCCGCGCCCCGGCCGCCGCGACCTGGTGTACCCCGACGTCTTTGAAGGCACCTGGGAGGTGCGCAGCGAGGAGGTGGCGCCCGGCAGCACTGCTCCACTGACGTATCGGGTGCGCTTCGCGCGCAACCGGCGCGGCGAGCTGGTGGGGGATCGGGCCTTCAATGCCGCCCAGGTTGGCAAGGCGCTGCTGGGACCCCAGTTGCTGACCGTGGCCAACGACCCGGCCAACCCCAACCGGCAGCTCGCCACTCTGCGCGGCGATCTGTCACTGGAATCCACGGTGGTGGGGCGGCGGACCGAGGCGGCAGCTGGCGACCGTTTCATCGCCGATGAGCTGGCCCTGCAGGTGGTGCATAGCCCCGGCGGCACCCGGATCAGCCGGGTGGAAACCCTGACCCGCTACGAGCTGGCTGCGTTCCCGTCAGGTCCTGGGCCCAGCGGCACCGCGAGCAGCGCAGGGTTCGATCAGCCAGGCCGCTTACGCGCGCTGCAGTGGCAGGCCACCTACCCCTCGCCGGAGGACGGGCTGGCGGCCGTGCCGCTCAGCACCCACCGCTTCAGCCTGGATCTGCAGCGGATTCCTACGACGCCGCTGCCGGCGTCTGAGGGTCAGGTGAGTTGA
- a CDS encoding glutathione S-transferase family protein encodes MLELHQFRHSAFCEKVRLILAAKRLDYTVVEVTPGFGQLALFRLSGQRQVPVLVDGTEVIADSSAIALHLEAHYPTPSLLPVDPRARAQVLLLEDWADTALAAGGRMALLQAMGTDSVVRGALLPDATPAPLRSLLGALPTDLFAGVGEVMGRSERQQLQTNLEQLAALVSRHPYLIGDQLSLADLAVAAQLSLLLFPASAGAPLAGRGVAGVADHPLLEGLFRWRDAIYAEVGRQPEPVNSPDPQTPAAAS; translated from the coding sequence ATGCTGGAACTTCACCAGTTCAGACATTCCGCCTTCTGCGAGAAGGTGCGCCTGATTCTGGCCGCCAAACGGCTGGACTACACCGTGGTCGAGGTCACGCCGGGCTTCGGCCAGCTGGCCCTGTTCCGCCTCTCTGGCCAGCGCCAGGTGCCGGTGCTGGTGGACGGCACTGAGGTGATTGCCGATTCCTCCGCGATCGCTCTGCATCTGGAGGCCCACTACCCAACGCCCTCACTGCTGCCGGTGGACCCCCGCGCCCGCGCCCAGGTGCTGCTGCTCGAAGACTGGGCCGATACGGCGCTGGCGGCCGGAGGCCGCATGGCCCTGCTGCAGGCGATGGGCACCGACAGCGTGGTGCGTGGCGCTCTGTTGCCCGACGCCACCCCGGCTCCCCTGCGCTCCCTGCTGGGTGCCCTGCCGACGGATCTGTTCGCCGGCGTCGGCGAGGTGATGGGCCGCTCGGAGCGCCAGCAACTGCAGACCAACCTTGAGCAACTGGCGGCGCTGGTGAGCCGCCACCCTTACCTGATCGGCGATCAGCTCTCGCTGGCCGATCTGGCGGTGGCGGCCCAGTTGTCGTTGCTGCTGTTTCCCGCCAGCGCCGGTGCGCCACTGGCGGGCCGCGGCGTCGCCGGTGTGGCGGACCATCCCCTGCTGGAGGGGCTGTTCCGCTGGCGTGACGCCATCTACGCCGAGGTGGGTCGGCAGCCTGAACCGGTCAACTCACCTGACCCTCAGACGCCGGCAGCGGCGTCGTAG
- a CDS encoding shikimate kinase, which produces MSAAPAHPHQALRKRLSGMNIYLIGMMGAGKSSVGRPLAEALGYRFIDADQVIEAAAGRSIAAVFETDGEEGFRQLETQVLGSIASWHSLVVATGGGVVTRPANWGQLRQGVVVWLDAPEGLLLERLAADPTPRPLMQSPDSGARLRELLQQRRPLYAEADLQVLQDGRAPQAVADQLLAALPAVLKEPPQPPEAPEGPSDPAS; this is translated from the coding sequence ATGTCCGCCGCCCCTGCGCATCCGCACCAGGCCCTGAGGAAACGGCTCAGCGGCATGAACATCTACCTGATCGGGATGATGGGGGCGGGCAAGAGTTCCGTCGGCCGGCCCCTGGCCGAAGCGCTCGGCTACCGCTTCATCGACGCCGACCAGGTGATCGAGGCAGCGGCCGGACGCTCGATCGCCGCGGTGTTCGAAACCGATGGAGAAGAAGGGTTCAGACAGCTGGAAACGCAGGTGCTCGGCAGCATCGCCAGCTGGCACTCGCTGGTGGTGGCCACCGGCGGTGGGGTGGTCACAAGGCCGGCCAACTGGGGACAGCTGCGGCAAGGCGTGGTGGTGTGGCTCGATGCCCCTGAAGGACTGCTGCTGGAGAGGCTCGCCGCCGATCCCACCCCCCGCCCGCTGATGCAGAGCCCGGATTCAGGCGCTCGGCTGCGGGAGTTGCTGCAGCAGCGCCGGCCGCTCTATGCCGAGGCCGATCTGCAGGTGCTGCAGGACGGCCGCGCGCCGCAGGCCGTGGCCGACCAGCTGCTGGCGGCCCTTCCCGCTGTGCTCAAGGAGCCGCCGCAGCCGCCGGAAGCACCTGAGGGTCCGTCAGATCCGGCCTCCTGA
- a CDS encoding glycoside hydrolase family 3 N-terminal domain-containing protein: MRCPTAATPTTGVTEAPSPGLREQVARLLVVRGSGHLSDGQRRYPRWELPNGELQDLLAAGVGGVILLGGSAAELRLRTEQLSGWARHPLLLCADVEEGVGQRFEGATWLVPPLALGRLFASAPEQALLLAGRYGRCTARQARALGLNWLLAPVCDVNNNRANPVINVRAWGEDPATAGALAAAFVAAAQAEGVLCCAKHFPGHGDTLVDSHLALPVLPHDRQRLEAIELPPFRAAIAAGVGAVMTAHLQLSDLDPERPATLSARVLEGLLRVDLGFGGLVVTDALVMEAIAARWGAGEAAVLAFEAGADLLLMPADAHTAIDALVAALSSGRISLARLTQSLSRRDAALARLRPPAAAADNPMAARPLLQLAHAVAQLETAEDLELSRELVQLSTGSQGPSGLPPGPGVNLIRVDSALANPFLPVLAPALQRPLGKGYAPVLIDGRAPSPWRADPEAPLAIERLPQGPVLLQLFVRGNPFRGSAGGEENWAAVVRQLLAASRLAGLAVYGSPYLWETLQPLLPPDLPAGLSLAQMPLAQAQLLEQLGLPRSALEGGFTD, from the coding sequence ATGCGGTGTCCGACGGCAGCGACGCCGACGACCGGGGTGACTGAAGCCCCTTCCCCCGGCCTGCGGGAGCAGGTCGCCCGCCTGCTGGTGGTGCGCGGCAGCGGCCATCTCAGCGACGGCCAGCGCCGCTATCCCCGCTGGGAGCTTCCCAACGGCGAGCTGCAGGACCTGCTTGCCGCCGGTGTGGGCGGCGTGATCCTGCTGGGCGGCAGCGCCGCGGAACTGCGCCTGCGCACAGAGCAGCTCAGCGGCTGGGCCCGCCATCCCCTCCTGCTCTGCGCCGATGTGGAAGAGGGGGTCGGGCAGCGGTTCGAGGGCGCCACCTGGCTGGTTCCTCCGCTGGCACTCGGTCGCCTGTTCGCCAGCGCCCCGGAGCAGGCGCTGCTGCTGGCTGGCCGCTATGGCCGCTGCACAGCCCGCCAGGCGCGCGCCCTGGGCCTGAACTGGCTGCTGGCCCCCGTCTGCGATGTCAACAACAATCGCGCCAATCCGGTGATCAACGTGCGGGCCTGGGGGGAGGATCCGGCCACGGCAGGAGCCCTGGCCGCCGCCTTTGTGGCGGCGGCGCAGGCGGAAGGAGTGCTCTGCTGTGCCAAGCACTTCCCCGGCCACGGCGACACCCTTGTGGATTCGCACCTGGCTCTGCCGGTGCTCCCCCACGACCGCCAGCGGTTGGAGGCGATCGAGCTGCCACCCTTCCGCGCCGCCATCGCCGCCGGTGTGGGCGCGGTGATGACCGCGCACCTCCAGCTGAGCGACCTGGACCCCGAGCGTCCCGCCACCCTCTCGGCCCGGGTGCTGGAGGGCCTGCTGCGCGTGGATCTCGGCTTCGGTGGTCTGGTGGTGACCGACGCCCTGGTGATGGAGGCGATCGCGGCGCGCTGGGGAGCGGGGGAAGCGGCGGTGCTGGCCTTTGAAGCCGGAGCCGACCTGCTGCTCATGCCGGCCGATGCCCACACCGCGATCGACGCGCTGGTGGCAGCCCTCAGCAGCGGCCGGATCAGCCTGGCGCGACTCACGCAGAGCCTGAGCCGGCGTGACGCCGCGCTGGCCCGCCTGCGCCCGCCGGCCGCAGCCGCTGACAACCCGATGGCAGCCAGGCCCCTGCTGCAGCTCGCCCACGCGGTGGCTCAACTGGAAACGGCAGAGGATCTGGAGCTCAGCCGAGAGCTGGTGCAGCTCAGCACCGGCAGCCAGGGGCCCAGCGGCCTGCCGCCGGGGCCCGGTGTCAACCTGATCCGGGTCGACAGCGCCCTGGCCAATCCCTTCCTGCCCGTACTGGCGCCGGCGCTGCAGCGCCCGCTGGGCAAGGGCTACGCGCCGGTGCTGATTGATGGCCGCGCCCCGAGTCCCTGGCGCGCCGACCCGGAAGCGCCGCTGGCGATCGAGCGGCTGCCCCAGGGGCCGGTGCTGCTCCAGCTGTTCGTGCGGGGCAATCCCTTCCGGGGCAGCGCAGGCGGCGAGGAAAACTGGGCCGCCGTGGTGCGGCAACTGCTGGCGGCCTCCCGCCTGGCCGGCCTGGCGGTCTACGGCAGCCCCTACCTCTGGGAAACTCTGCAGCCGCTGCTGCCGCCCGACCTCCCGGCCGGCTTGAGCCTGGCCCAGATGCCCCTGGCCCAGGCCCAGCTGCTGGAGCAGTTGGGCCTGCCGCGAAGCGCCCTGGAGGGGGGCTTCACCGACTGA
- a CDS encoding DUF751 family protein, producing the protein MKEFFLNVTRYPRYLIAFSLGVFNSVLEPLARRRSNPVTAVALVGALVSGLVSLSLVLRAMVGSAPLA; encoded by the coding sequence ATGAAAGAGTTCTTCCTCAACGTCACGCGCTACCCGCGTTATCTGATCGCCTTCAGCCTCGGGGTGTTCAACTCGGTGCTTGAACCGCTGGCCCGGCGGCGCAGCAACCCGGTCACCGCCGTGGCGCTGGTGGGGGCGCTGGTGAGTGGGCTGGTGAGCCTTTCACTGGTGCTGCGTGCGATGGTTGGCTCAGCACCACTGGCTTAG
- a CDS encoding 6-carboxytetrahydropterin synthase, producing the protein MTAPATRSQRHGRGRGCVITRRATFSASHLYVLPELTPEQNQERFGRCSLAPGHGHNYELIVAMAGPLDGDGMVLNLSEVKHAIRREVTDALDFRFLNACWPEFDLRRPEGRLPTTEALCQVIWQRLAPHLPVVGLRLYEQSNLWADVLGDSMEAFLSIRTHFAAAHRLARPELSMAENEAIYGKCARPHGHGHNYLLDITVRGAIDPRTGMVCDLAELQRLVNDLVVEPFDHTFLNKDVPHFADCVPTAENIALHIADLLSAPVSATGATLHKVRLQESPNNAAEVYAEVPQLEMRPLALEALACA; encoded by the coding sequence ATGACGGCACCTGCCACCAGATCCCAGCGCCATGGCCGCGGCCGCGGCTGCGTGATCACCCGCAGGGCCACCTTCAGTGCCAGCCATCTGTATGTGCTGCCTGAACTCACGCCCGAGCAGAACCAGGAGCGCTTCGGCCGCTGCAGCCTGGCTCCCGGCCATGGCCACAACTACGAATTGATCGTGGCGATGGCTGGCCCGCTCGATGGTGACGGCATGGTGCTCAACCTCTCCGAGGTCAAGCACGCCATCCGGCGTGAGGTCACCGATGCGCTCGATTTCCGGTTCCTCAACGCGTGCTGGCCGGAGTTCGATCTGCGCCGGCCCGAGGGCCGCCTGCCCACCACCGAAGCCCTCTGCCAGGTGATCTGGCAGCGGCTGGCTCCCCACCTCCCCGTGGTGGGTCTGCGCCTCTACGAGCAATCCAACCTCTGGGCCGATGTCCTCGGCGATTCCATGGAAGCCTTCCTCTCGATCCGCACCCACTTCGCCGCAGCCCACCGTCTGGCCCGGCCCGAGCTCTCGATGGCTGAAAACGAAGCCATCTACGGCAAGTGCGCCCGCCCGCACGGCCATGGCCACAACTACCTGCTCGACATCACCGTGCGCGGCGCGATCGATCCCCGCACCGGCATGGTCTGCGATCTGGCCGAGCTGCAGCGGTTGGTGAATGACCTCGTGGTGGAGCCCTTCGACCACACCTTCCTCAACAAGGATGTGCCCCATTTCGCCGACTGCGTGCCCACCGCCGAGAACATCGCGCTGCACATCGCCGATCTGCTGAGCGCTCCCGTTTCCGCCACCGGTGCCACGCTCCACAAGGTGCGGCTGCAGGAGAGCCCCAACAACGCTGCCGAGGTCTATGCCGAGGTGCCGCAGCTGGAGATGCGCCCGCTGGCGCTCGAAGCCCTCGCCTGCGCCTGA